The Amycolatopsis endophytica genome includes the window GTGCCGACCACGCCGATCACGCTGCCCGGGCGCACGTCGAGGTCCACCCCGGTCAGCACCGGCGCGCCCCCGTAGTTCTTACCGACCCCCAGTAGCCGGATCATGCAGCGGCGGCCTTCTGCAACGCGGTGACCTCACGCTCCAGCGCCTCCACCACGGTCGGGGCGACCGGGTGACCGGCGGAGGCCATCCAGTTCGCCAGCATCCGGTGACCGCCCTGCGTGAGCACCGATTCGGGGTGGAACTGCACACCCTCGACCGGCAGCCCGCGGTGCCGCATGCCCATCACCACCCCCGACTCGGTCCGCCCGGTGACCTCGAACTCGTCCGGAATCGTCTCCGGCAGCACGGTCAGCGAGTGGTAGCGGGTCGCGGTGAACGGGTCCGGGAGACCGGCCAGCACCCCCGCGCCCCCGTGCCGGACCTCGCTGGTCTTGCCGTGCAGCAGTTCGGGCGCGCGGTCGACGGTCGCCTTCCACGCCACGCCGATCGCCTGGTGCCCAAGGCAGACGCCGAGCACCGGAGTGCGGGAATCCGCGCAGCGGCGCACCACGTCGACGCTCTGACCAGCACGTTCCGGTGTGCCGGGGCCGGGCGAGACGAGCACGCCGTCGAACTCGGGCACGCGGTCGAGGTCCACGACGTCATTGCGCCAGACAGTGCACTCGTTGCCCAGCTGGGCCAGGTACTGGACCAGGTTGTAGACGAAGCTGTCGTAGTTGTCGACGACGAGAACGCGCATGCCTACGAGGGTACTGTGACGCGGAGCGTCTCCGTTGAGGGCGGCGGTGGGGAAGCGGCAGGCCATACTGGTGTCCACATGCTGGACCGCAATTCAGATCACAGTGAAAGTTAGGGTCACCTATCTTTACCGTGGCAGGGTGAGCCGTAGTCCTCTTCGCGTCGCCATCGTGGGTGCCGGCCCCGCCGGGATCTACGCCGCCGACATTCTCGACAAGTCCGACGCCGACGTCAGCATCGACCTCTTCGAACGCATGCCGGCGCCGTTCGGGCTGATCCGGTACGGCGTCGCGCCCGACCACCCGCGCATCAAGGGCATCGTCACGGCTCTGCACAAGGTGCTCGACCGCCCCGGCATCCGCCTGTTGGGCAACGTCGACTACGGCACCGACATCAAGCTCGACGACCTGCGCGAGTTCTACGACGCGGTCATCTTTTCCACAGGCGCGATGAGCGACCGGGCACTGGACATCCCCGGCGTCGACCTGGACGGCAGTCACGGCGCCGCCGACTTCGTGTCCTGGTACGACGGCCACCCGGACGTACCGCGCACCTGGCCGCTGGAAGCCACCAGCGTGGCCGTGCTGGGCGTCGGCAACGTGGCGCTCGACGTCGCCCGCGTGCTCGCGAAGACCGCCGACGAGCTGCTGACCACCGACATCCCGCCGAACGTGTACGAGGGCCTGAAGTCCAGCAAGGTCACCGACGTGCACGTGTTCGGCCGCCGTGGCCCCGCGCAGGCCAAGTTCACCCCGCTCGAACTGCGCGAGCTGGACCACTCGCCGAACGTGGAGGTCATCGTCGCGCCCGAGGACATCGAGTTCGACGACGGGTCGATCGCCGCGATCCGCGAGTCCAAGCAGGTCGACATGGTGGTCAAGACGCTGCAGGAATGGGCCATCCGCGACGTCGGCGACCGGCCCAAGCGGTTGCACCTGCACTTCTTCCACTCGCCCACGGAGATCCTCGGCGACGGGACGGTCAGCGGTCTGCGCACCGAGCGCACCGAGCTGACCGGGGACGGCAACGTCCGCGGCACCGGCGAGTTCCACGACTGGGACGTCCAGGCCGTGTACCGCGCGGTCGGCTACCTGTCCTCCGAGCTGCCCGAAATCCCGTTCGACCACGACAAGGGCACCGTGCCGCACGAGGCGGGCCGCGTGCTGGACATCGACGGCGACCAGGTGCCCGGCGTGTACGTGACCGGCTGGATCAAGCGCGGCCCGGTCGGCCTCATCGGCCACACCAAGGGCGACGCGGCCGAGACGATCCGCAGCCTCCTCGCCGACGCGGACAAGCTGACCGCGCCGGTGCAGTCCGATCCGGACGCGATCACGTCGTTCCTGGCCGAGCGCGGCGTCGAGTTCACCACCTGGGAGGGCTGGGGCAAGCTCGACGCGCACGAGCGCTCCCTCGGCGAGCCACACGGCCGCGAACGCGTCAAGGTCGTCGAGCGCCACGAAATGGTCCGCGTCTCCCGCGACTAGTTGACGGATACCTGGTTGAACGGCAGCAGCGGATCCAGCCAGGGGAAGACCACGAACAGCAGCACCGCGATCACGCCGAGCACCAGCACGGTCGCGGTCAGCGCCTTGACCGCGACCGGGCCGGGCAGCCTGCGCCAGATCCAGCCGTACATCACACGCCTCCGATCGCCTGCAGGAGCTGGTCGTAGGTGGCGCCCGGCGTCTTCGGGTACTGGTTGGTCAGCACCGCGTGCACGATCAGCCGCTGCCTGTCGGAGAAGCGCGGGTGGCACGTCGTCAGCGTGAGCAGTGAGACCTGCTGCGCCGCCGGCAGCACGCCGTCGGGCTGGTGCGGCACCGGCGCGACCACGTCACCCTGGTCCGGCGTGACGATCTCGCGGCCGAAGGTCTGCCCGTACGGGCCGCCGTCCGCCGCGTCGGTGCGCAGCGTGCCCACGTTGGCGCACTGCGGCCGCGCGGCCTTGTCGGCGTTCCAGGTCGCGAGTTCGTTCTCGTGCGGTAACACGCGGTAGACGAAGAAGTCGCTCCGCGTCTCGATCACGATCGCGTCGCAGGAGCTGAGCAGGTCCAGGTCGTTGAACGGCGCGCCCTTGCCGACCCGGTGACCCGCGACGGAGAAGTTGCCCGGCTCGCCCGGCAGCGCGGTGCCCTTGTAGTGCCCCGGCCCGACTTCCAGCGCCTTCGCGTCCGTACCTTCCTGGATCGTGAAGTGGTAGTCCGCGCCGAAACCGGGGATGTACATCTTCGCGAACGCCTCGCCGTCGATCAGGTCGGCGTGCAGCGTGCGGCCCTGCGCCCAGTCGTCGTCCAGCGCCGCGGTGGCGCTGGCCTGTTTGCGCGCGGAGAAGAGGTCGGTGACGTAGAGCTCGTAGACCACGAACAACAGCACCACGAGACCGGCCGTGATCAGCACTTCGCCGGAGATCCGCACGGTGCGGGCGAAGCCGCCGCGCGACTTCTCCGGTGGCGGGGCGTCGAGGACTGCCACGCGCGCTCCTCTCTCGGGGACGCTTACGTTAACGTGTGAAGGTAGGAGGTGGATGCGCACCGCCTGGCCAGACACGAACACCGCGAGGTTCCGATGCCCAAGTCCAAGGTCCGCAAGAAGACGGCGTACACCCCGCCGGCCGATCGGCGCACGCCGGTCAAGGTGCGTGCCGCGGGGCCCTCCAGCCTGTTCTACAAGATCGTGATGTTCGGGCTGATGATCCTCGGCCTGGTCTGGCTCGTCGTGAACTACATCGCGGGCGACAAGATCCCGTTCATGGCGGACCTCGGCAACGGGAACTTCGCCGTCGGCTTCGCGCTGATGATCGTCGGTCTGCTCATGACGATGCGGTGGCGCTGAGCGCGAGATCACGGCAATTACCCCGAACAGCGGCTTGACCAGTAATGACAGCCCTGTGACTCATCCCCAGTGTGGATAACCGCTGTGGATAACTCCTCTCCGCACTGGGCTCCGCGACCGGTTCTGGTCGGAGCCGGTTGCGCCGCAGCCGTTTTCGCGGCGCTCGGCGCGGTGTTCGTGAGCGACCGCGCGGGCACGGTCCTCTTCACGGTCGCGGCGGTCGCGCTGATCGCGTTGTCCCTGCACGGTTTGCTCGTGCGGCCACGCCTCACCGCCGACCCGCGCGGACTGCGAATCCGCACCACGACGGGAAAGCGCGACCTGCACTGGCCCGAGGTCGATGTCCGGCTGCGCACCTCGCGGCGTCTCGGCAGGGACTCGGCGACCCTCGAAATCGAGGCGGGCGAGGCGCTGTTCGTCTTCGGCTGGCTCGAACTCGGCGAGGATCCCCGTGACGTGCTGGAAACGTTGAGCGGGCTGCGACCTTAGGCCGAGGGCGGCGTGCACAGCAACTGGTCACCGCGGTAGCCGCACACCACGCTCGCCAGTTGCGCGTCCCGCACGAACACCAGCACCAGCAACGCGATCACCAGCATCGCGACCGCGCCGCCCTGCCAGTACCGGCGTCCCTTCGCGGGCGCGTACACCATCGCCGCGGCGACGAGCGCGCCCACGACCAGTCCGCCGAGGTGGCCGAGCAGCGAGATGCCCGGCAACGAGACGGTGATGATCAGGTTCAGCACGATGGTGCCGATGGCGTAGGCCGGGTTGAGCCGCAGCCGGATGACCGCGACCAGCATCGCGCCCAGCAGCCCGTAGATCGCCCCGGACGCGCCCGCGGTGCCGCGGTTCACGTCGTCGAACAGGTACACCGCCACCGCGCCGCCCAGCAGCGACACCAGGTACAGCGCGGTGAAGCGCACGCGGCCCAGCAGCGTTTCCATGTCGCGCCCGAGTATCCACAGCGCGAGCATGTTGACCGCGAGGTGGATCGGCCCGTAGTGCAGGAAACCAGACACGATGAGGCGCCACCACTGGTCCTCGCCCGCGAGCGCGAGCGGCCACAGCACGCCGTCGGTGAACGCCGGTGCCGAGTCGTTGCCGGTCAGGCTGCCCGCCTGCGCCGCCGTGATCACGTACACGAGCACGTTGAGCACGATGAGAACCGGCGTGACCACCGGCCGGTGCGAAACCTGCGCACCGGCCACCGTCCGCGGGGTGTAGCGCTGCACCTTCTGCTCGCGGCGGCCGGTCTGCACGCAGTCGATGCACTGGTAGCCGACCGAGGCTTCACGCAGGCAGTCCGGGCACGCCGGACGGCCACACCGGACACAGCTGAGCCCGGTGGGGCGCGACGGGTGCCACCAGCAACCGGGCAGTGCCGACTGCTGGTGCGGCTGTGAGGCAGGCGGGTGCGGAGGCATGTTCACGATGCCTCCAACCTACCCTGGTTCAGGCCTGGCCCTGGACGTCGATCTTCTCGATGACGACGTCGGTGAGCGGCTTGTCGGCCGGCCCGGTCGCGGTGTTCGCGATCGCGTCCACCACGTCACGGGACGGCTGGTCGGCGACCTCGCCGAAGATCGTGTGCTTGAAGTTCAGGTGCGGCGTCTTGGCGACCGTGATGAAGAACTGCGAGCCGTTGGTGCCGGGGCCCGCGTTCGCCATCGCCAGCAGGTACGGCCGGTCGAACTGCAGCTCGGGGTGGAACTCGTCGCCGAACTGGTAGCCGGGGCCGCCGCGGCCGGTGCCGGTCGGGTCGCCGCCCTGGACCATGAAGCCAGGGATGACGCGGTGGAAGATCGCACCGTCGTAGAACGGGCCGGAGTTCTCGCCCTTGGCGTTCGGGCGCTGGTACTCCTTCGTGCCCTCGGCCAGGCCGACGAAGTTGGCCACCGTCTTGGGGGCGTGATCAGGGAAAAGGTTGATCCGGATGTCCCCGGAGTTGGTGTGCAGGACGGCGACCGTCTTCGCACCAACGGAGGATTCACTGCTCTGGGTCACGGGTTCATCGTGCCATCCGCAGCGGGATCGCCCGGAAACGGGCAGGATGGTTACGGGGATGGAACTTGAGACGAAACGATTGACGAGGTGAAAGGCCATGACCCGAGCTGCGGACTCGGTGGGTGAGTCGGCCAAAGCCGGTTTGCTCGGCCTGAGCAAGCGGGCTGTGGAAGCCGGCAAGGCGGGCGCCGAGGTTGCCGCCCAGGCAGCTCAGGCAGCCGAGAAACGGCTCTCCGAGAGCACGGCGGAGGCCCGCAAGGAGGCCGCCAAGCGCTCCGGAGAGGCACGGAAGGCGGCCGCCAAGCGTGGCCGCAAGGCCCGCAAGGACCTGGCGAAGTCGAGCAAGGAGGCACGCAGGGAGGCCGCCGAGCGGCTGGCCGAGCTGCGCAAGCCCGGCCGCAAGGCCCGCAGGGCCGCGGTACAGGCCGCGAAGTCGGCTGGCGAGTCGAAGCGGCGGGCCAAGAAGGACTTCAAGCAGGCGAAGAAGGACTTCCAGGCCGCGCTGGCCGAGGCGAAGCTCGCCGCGAAGGGCGAGAAGAAGCGGCGCAAGTGGCCGCTCTTCGTGGGGCTGGCCGTCGTGGCGGCGGCGGGTGCCGCGGTCGCGATGCGGAGCAAGCAGGAGCCGCCGGTGGCCACCGAGCCGCCGCGCGCCGCGCCGAAGCCCGCCGCCCCGGAGTCGACGGCCAACGGCCAGCACGCGCCGAGCCCGTCTCCGGCGGAGAAGCAGAACTAGGCCGTGTTTCCTCAGCGGCGGAGCCGCTTGCTGTGGGCCGTGCGCTGGCACCGCCGCGAGTTTGATTCAGCGGGGCCGCGCGGAGCGCGTCCGTTGAGGGTGGCGGTGGGTGACGCTGGATCGGCTCCGTCGCGCGGAGCGCGTCCGTTGAGGGTGGCGGTGGGTGACGCTGGATCGGCTCCGTCGCGCGGAGCGCGTCCGTTGAGGGTGGCGGTGGGTGACGCTGGATCGGCTCCGTCGCGCGGAGCGCGTCCGTTGAGGGTGGCGGTGGGTGACGCTGGATCGGCTCCGTCGCGCGGAGCGCGTCCGTTGAGGGTGGCGGTGGGTGACGGGTGGGCGGTTCCTGGCGAGGACAGCGCAGACGTGGTGCGAGGCGCTGCCGCGCGAAGCGCGTCCGTGAGGGGTGGTGGCCGGGCTGGCGGGCGGGAATTCATGAGGAGGCGATCCCGGAGCCAGGGGCCGCCTCAGGTTCCGCCACCCGCACCGCAACGCAAGCCACTTCCGAAGCAGTCCTAGATCGTCACCGGTGCCGCCCGCCTGCTCCGGCAGGTGGGCGGCACCTTCGCGGTCCGGACACGCGAACGGCCGCTTCCCCGGGTTCGGGCCGGGGAAGCGGCCGTGGTGCGTCCGTGCCTGGGATCAGGCGGTGGCCGCGTGCTTGTCGATCAGCTTGCCGAGGCGGGGCAGCGCCTCCTCGACGTTCTTCTTGCCGTTCGGGCGCAGCTTCTCGTAGACCTTCTTGATGCTGTCGCGGCTGCTCTTGGCGGCGCGCGCGTCGGTCACGCTCAGCAGCGCGTCGGCGGCCTGGTCGCCACGGCCGGACAGGTAGGCGCCGAAGTCGCCGCCACCCTGGCCGCGGAAGTCGGCGTAGAACGGTTCGAGCGCGGCGGCGAAGTCGTCGAGCAGGCTGTCCACGGCGGAGCCGATGATGCCCGGCTTGATCTTCTTGACCGCGGCGAAGCCGGTCTTGATGACGGCGCCCGACACGCCGCCCTTGTCCGAGACCTCTTCGTCGACCAGCGTCTCGAGGTCGCTCACGACGGCCGGACGCCTGCTGGGGTCGAGCAGGATTTCCTTGAGGGTGTCAGCCACGAAAGTCTGTCCTTCTTCACATCGAGGTACACGGGGGCTACTCGCAGTCCGTGCCACGCCGTTGCGGGCCGCAGGTCTCGACCCGTTCGCGTGCTGGTCCTCCCGGCTGCGAGGTGCGATCAGGGTAATACAAGATCAACTTGACACTGCACCCCGCCGGTCTTAGAGGTGCGCGATAGCCTGCCGGGCAACGGTTCTGGCCTTCACGGTCTGTTGCTGGTTCGTGGTCACGATGACGGCCGTACCGTCCTTGGCCACGGCATACACCGCACCGTCCGGTTTCGTAGCGTAACCACCCTGCCACCCGGACGGGTCAGTCGCGGGGTTGCTCGTGTCCACCGGCGCGGCCCGGTCGACCAACGCCTCCGCCACCGCCGGGTCGCCCGTGTAGACGCGCACGGTCAGCTGGAGCTTGCCGGTCAGCGCGTAGAAGAAGCATGACGGGTGCGGCTGGTCGCCGGAAATCTCGACCTTCGAGACCCGCTGCCCGTTGGCGTCGGCGACGCTCTTGCTGTCCAGGTACGGGCAGTTCGCGGCCCGTACGGGCACCGGATCGGGCGGCAACCGGACCGCGGTGGTCGTCGGCGCGCCGGAGGACGGTGGCGCCCCCGGGGGCGCGGGCTCCGCGGCGCAGCCGGTCAGCGCGGCGGCCGCGAGCAGGGCGGGCAGGACTCGTCGCATGGCCGGTCCAGTCAACCACCCGACGTACGTCGGGTTGTGGCGGGCGCGCCGCTCCAGCAGGGTGGGACGAACTACTCTTCGTGTTCGTCCGGAGGCAAAATGTATTCACGGCGGGCCGCCGGTGCCCTGCTGTCCCTGGTGACCGGAGCCGCCCTGCTGACCGGGACCACACCCGCGCACGCGGTGGCGGCCGACTTCCCGGCAGGCGACGAGGGCTACCACACCTACGCCGAAGTCACGTCCGAGCTGCGGAACGCGGCCGCGAACCACCCTGACCTCGCGGCGCTGTCCAGCGCCGGCAAGTCCTTCGAGGGCCGCGAGCTGAACCTGCTCAAGATCAGCGACAACGTCACCGCCGACGAGGGTGAGCCGGAGGTGCTGTTCACCTGCAACCAGCACGCCCGCGAGCACCTGACCACCGAGATGTGCCTGCACATCGTGCAGCGCTTCACCGACGGCTACGCGACCGACCCGAACATCAGGCAGCTCGTCGACGGCCACGTGATCTGGGTGATCCCCAACGTCAACCCGGACGGCTCGGAGTTCGACATCTCCGGGAGCGACTACCAGTACTGGCGCAAGAACCGGAAACCCGCCGACGACAACTCGATCGGCACCGACCTCAACCGAAACTGGGGCTACAAGTGGGGGTGCTGCGACGGATCGAGCACCCGCCCGGGGTCGGAGACCTACCGCGGCCCCGCGGCGTTCTCCGAGCCGGAGACGCAGGCGGTGGCGCGGTTCGTGGACTCCCGGGTGATCGGCGGTACCCAGCGGATCAAGGCGCACATCGACTTCCACACCTACTCGGAGCTGGTGCTCTGGCCGTTCGGGCACACCCAGGACGACACCGGTGAGGGTATGACGGCCGAGGAGAACGCGCGGTTCCGCGACGTCGGGCAGCGCATGGCCGCGACCAACCAGTACACCGCCCAGCAGTCCAGCGACCTCTACGTCACCGACGGCGACATCAACGACTGGATGTGGGGCACCCACAAGGTCCTCAGCTTCACCTTCGAGATGTACCCGACCAGCCCGTTCCCCGGCTTCTACCCCCCGGACGAGGACATCGTCCGTGAAACCACCCGCAACGACGCGGCGGTGGACATCCTGATCGGCGAGGCCCGCTAGACAATCGATCCAGGCTCTGTACATCATGCCCAGGTGACCGATGCCGACGCGGTGCTCGCCGCGCTCCGACCCGTGCTCGACGGCCTCGCCGCCACGTTCGGCGGCCACTGCGAGGTCGTGCTGCACGACTACCGGCGCCCGGAGGGTTCCGTCGTCGCGGTCGCCGGCGACGTGACCGGCCGGGCACCCGGCGGCGCGATGAGCGAGCTGGGCCTGAGCCTGCTCAAGCAGGGCCGGGACGCGCGCGACCAGGTCAACTACCTGACGCGCACGGACTCCGGCCGGGTGATCAAGGCGTCGACGCTGCTGCTGCGCGACTCCGACGGCGAGGTGTTCGGGTCGCTGTGCGTCAACGTCGACGTGACCGACCTGCGCCACGCGGCCGTGCTGCTGGGCGAGCTGGGCGCGGTGAGTTCCCTGCCCGACGCGACCACGACCTTCACCAACGACGTCGGGCAGCTGATCCGCGGCGTGGTGGCCGAGGAGGAGCTGAAACTCGGCCGCCCGGTGGGCCGGATGACCCGCGCCGAGCGGCTGGACCTGTTCCGCGCCCTCGACGAACGCGGGCTGTTCGCCCTGCAGAAGGCCGTGCCCGAGGTGGCGGCGGCGCTGGGCATCTCGCGCGCGTCCGCGTACAACCACCTGGCGGAAATCAGGTCCTAGGCGGCAGGCCGAACACGTTCCACGGCGGGCGCGGGGTCTCGACCGCGTCGTCGTCGGTGATCGGTTTGGCGCTGCCCCGGAACTTGTCCAGCTCCTCGCCGCCGGTGACACGCGCCGGGAAGGCCGCCGAGGCGGCACGGCGGCCGATCTCCGCGAGCGGCAGGTCCTTGCCGGACGCGGCCAGCACGAGGTTGCCGAACCGGCGCCCACGCAGCACCCCGGAGTCGGCGAGCATCACGACGTGCGGGAACACCGCGGCGACCGTGGCGACGACCCGGCGGGCGAACTTCAGGCCGGGCCCGTCCGCGACGTTGATCAGGTACGTGCCCGCGGGCCGCAGGACGCGGGCGACGTCGGTGGTGAACTCGAGGGTCGCCACGTCGGCCGGCATCTTCGCGCGCTGGAAGACGTCCGCGACGACCAGATCCGCCGAGGCGTCATGACGGGTGGCCACGCCTTCGCGGCCGTCGGAGATGCGCACCCGCAGGTTCGGGACGGCGCGCAGGTCAAGCTGCTCACGCACGAGCTCGATCAGCGGTTCGTCGGCGTCGAAGACCAGCTGCCGCGAGCCGGGCCGGGTGGCCGCGACGTAGCGCGGCACGGTGCAGCCCGCGCCGCCGAGGTGCAGTGCGTCGAGCGGCCCGGCGCCGAGACAGTCGATCACGTCACCGATCCGCCGGACGTACTCGAACTCCAGGTGTTCCGGATCGTCGAGGTCCACATAGGACTGCGCGACCTCGTCGACGGTCAGCAGCCACGCGTTGGCCCGGTCGGCGTCGGCGATCAGTTCGGCGAGACCGAAGCGGACGGGGTGGCGCCCGGGAACCGGCCGTGCCGCGCCACGCCGCCGGTTCGTGCCTCTGCCTGCCATCGACGCAACTCTACGTGAGCTTGAGACACCGCCTGCCGAGCGCGTCGACCCGCTCGGCCAGTGCGACGTACTCCTCCTCGGTGCTCGCCTCCGCGATGTCGTCCAGCAACCGCACGTAGTCGTCGATGATCCGCCGGTACCGCTTGTCCTTGGCGCGGCGCGCGTCGAGGTCGATGATCTGCTGCGCCAGCGCGGCCGAGCCCGCGGTCAGCTTGCTGCGGGCGTCGCCTGCCGCTTCGCGTTGGTCCTGGAGCCGCACCGCCAGCCGAGTGGCCCGGCGCGCCGCCAGGTTGATGCCGACCGCGCCGAGGACGACGGCCACGACCGACGCGCCGGCGATCAGGAACCGGGGCAGCGGGGGGCTCAGCTCACGAGCACCGTCGGGCACGGTGCCGGCCCGCACGAGGAGGTCGTAGTTGACCGCGATGACCTTGATCGCGTCGAGCGGCCGGTCGTGGAACTCGCCGATGCCCCGCTTGATGATCTGCTCGGCGACCACGGCCTTGCCGAAGTTCTCGTCATCGCGTCCGGGCAGCAGCGCGCAGCCGTAGGTGTCGTAGTCGTCGTCCTCCTGGCTCAGCAGCAGGACGAGGTTGCCGTCCACGGCGCTCTCCACGTCGTCGCAGCCTTCGCTGAGGTCGGCGCCGGGGCTGTCCATGATGACGACGAGCCTGCGGTTGCCGATGATCCGCTCGGCCGCCGCCTCGTCCAGCTCGACATCGTCCGCCGCGTACACCGAGGACGTGCGGACCTCACGGGCCATCGCGCCTTCGAAGATCCCGCCGGTCCACAGTGCCCAGACGACGAAGGCGAGACACACGACCGTGGCGGCGCCGAAGGTGCCGCGGAAGAACCGGATCACGCGAGCCTGCCTTCGAGGTAGACCGCGGGCTGGTACTCGCGACGGCGGAGTGCCTTGGCGACCTGGGCGAGTTCGCCCGACGCGTCGTCGAGGAGCGCGGTCACGTGCTTGTCCGGCAGCCGTTTGTCCAGAGCCTCCCGCGCGGACTGGAGCGTCGCGATCGCCCTGGTGAGCGCCGGAGCGTCGCTGAGGCCGGAGACTTCGATGGCGAG containing:
- a CDS encoding aminodeoxychorismate/anthranilate synthase component II, which produces MRVLVVDNYDSFVYNLVQYLAQLGNECTVWRNDVVDLDRVPEFDGVLVSPGPGTPERAGQSVDVVRRCADSRTPVLGVCLGHQAIGVAWKATVDRAPELLHGKTSEVRHGGAGVLAGLPDPFTATRYHSLTVLPETIPDEFEVTGRTESGVVMGMRHRGLPVEGVQFHPESVLTQGGHRMLANWMASAGHPVAPTVVEALEREVTALQKAAAA
- a CDS encoding FAD-dependent oxidoreductase, whose amino-acid sequence is MGAGPAGIYAADILDKSDADVSIDLFERMPAPFGLIRYGVAPDHPRIKGIVTALHKVLDRPGIRLLGNVDYGTDIKLDDLREFYDAVIFSTGAMSDRALDIPGVDLDGSHGAADFVSWYDGHPDVPRTWPLEATSVAVLGVGNVALDVARVLAKTADELLTTDIPPNVYEGLKSSKVTDVHVFGRRGPAQAKFTPLELRELDHSPNVEVIVAPEDIEFDDGSIAAIRESKQVDMVVKTLQEWAIRDVGDRPKRLHLHFFHSPTEILGDGTVSGLRTERTELTGDGNVRGTGEFHDWDVQAVYRAVGYLSSELPEIPFDHDKGTVPHEAGRVLDIDGDQVPGVYVTGWIKRGPVGLIGHTKGDAAETIRSLLADADKLTAPVQSDPDAITSFLAERGVEFTTWEGWGKLDAHERSLGEPHGRERVKVVERHEMVRVSRD
- a CDS encoding class E sortase; protein product: MAVLDAPPPEKSRGGFARTVRISGEVLITAGLVVLLFVVYELYVTDLFSARKQASATAALDDDWAQGRTLHADLIDGEAFAKMYIPGFGADYHFTIQEGTDAKALEVGPGHYKGTALPGEPGNFSVAGHRVGKGAPFNDLDLLSSCDAIVIETRSDFFVYRVLPHENELATWNADKAARPQCANVGTLRTDAADGGPYGQTFGREIVTPDQGDVVAPVPHQPDGVLPAAQQVSLLTLTTCHPRFSDRQRLIVHAVLTNQYPKTPGATYDQLLQAIGGV
- the crgA gene encoding cell division protein CrgA, whose product is MPKSKVRKKTAYTPPADRRTPVKVRAAGPSSLFYKIVMFGLMILGLVWLVVNYIAGDKIPFMADLGNGNFAVGFALMIVGLLMTMRWR
- a CDS encoding PH domain-containing protein — its product is MSDRAGTVLFTVAAVALIALSLHGLLVRPRLTADPRGLRIRTTTGKRDLHWPEVDVRLRTSRRLGRDSATLEIEAGEALFVFGWLELGEDPRDVLETLSGLRP
- a CDS encoding rhomboid family intramembrane serine protease, whose product is MNMPPHPPASQPHQQSALPGCWWHPSRPTGLSCVRCGRPACPDCLREASVGYQCIDCVQTGRREQKVQRYTPRTVAGAQVSHRPVVTPVLIVLNVLVYVITAAQAGSLTGNDSAPAFTDGVLWPLALAGEDQWWRLIVSGFLHYGPIHLAVNMLALWILGRDMETLLGRVRFTALYLVSLLGGAVAVYLFDDVNRGTAGASGAIYGLLGAMLVAVIRLRLNPAYAIGTIVLNLIITVSLPGISLLGHLGGLVVGALVAAAMVYAPAKGRRYWQGGAVAMLVIALLVLVFVRDAQLASVVCGYRGDQLLCTPPSA
- a CDS encoding peptidylprolyl isomerase — translated: MTQSSESSVGAKTVAVLHTNSGDIRINLFPDHAPKTVANFVGLAEGTKEYQRPNAKGENSGPFYDGAIFHRVIPGFMVQGGDPTGTGRGGPGYQFGDEFHPELQFDRPYLLAMANAGPGTNGSQFFITVAKTPHLNFKHTIFGEVADQPSRDVVDAIANTATGPADKPLTDVVIEKIDVQGQA
- a CDS encoding DUF6918 family protein; its protein translation is MADTLKEILLDPSRRPAVVSDLETLVDEEVSDKGGVSGAVIKTGFAAVKKIKPGIIGSAVDSLLDDFAAALEPFYADFRGQGGGDFGAYLSGRGDQAADALLSVTDARAAKSSRDSIKKVYEKLRPNGKKNVEEALPRLGKLIDKHAATA
- a CDS encoding DUF2020 domain-containing protein, with protein sequence MRRVLPALLAAAALTGCAAEPAPPGAPPSSGAPTTTAVRLPPDPVPVRAANCPYLDSKSVADANGQRVSKVEISGDQPHPSCFFYALTGKLQLTVRVYTGDPAVAEALVDRAAPVDTSNPATDPSGWQGGYATKPDGAVYAVAKDGTAVIVTTNQQQTVKARTVARQAIAHL
- a CDS encoding M14 family metallopeptidase, producing the protein MLSLVTGAALLTGTTPAHAVAADFPAGDEGYHTYAEVTSELRNAAANHPDLAALSSAGKSFEGRELNLLKISDNVTADEGEPEVLFTCNQHAREHLTTEMCLHIVQRFTDGYATDPNIRQLVDGHVIWVIPNVNPDGSEFDISGSDYQYWRKNRKPADDNSIGTDLNRNWGYKWGCCDGSSTRPGSETYRGPAAFSEPETQAVARFVDSRVIGGTQRIKAHIDFHTYSELVLWPFGHTQDDTGEGMTAEENARFRDVGQRMAATNQYTAQQSSDLYVTDGDINDWMWGTHKVLSFTFEMYPTSPFPGFYPPDEDIVRETTRNDAAVDILIGEAR
- a CDS encoding helix-turn-helix transcriptional regulator; its protein translation is MTDADAVLAALRPVLDGLAATFGGHCEVVLHDYRRPEGSVVAVAGDVTGRAPGGAMSELGLSLLKQGRDARDQVNYLTRTDSGRVIKASTLLLRDSDGEVFGSLCVNVDVTDLRHAAVLLGELGAVSSLPDATTTFTNDVGQLIRGVVAEEELKLGRPVGRMTRAERLDLFRALDERGLFALQKAVPEVAAALGISRASAYNHLAEIRS
- a CDS encoding spermidine synthase; this translates as MAGRGTNRRRGAARPVPGRHPVRFGLAELIADADRANAWLLTVDEVAQSYVDLDDPEHLEFEYVRRIGDVIDCLGAGPLDALHLGGAGCTVPRYVAATRPGSRQLVFDADEPLIELVREQLDLRAVPNLRVRISDGREGVATRHDASADLVVADVFQRAKMPADVATLEFTTDVARVLRPAGTYLINVADGPGLKFARRVVATVAAVFPHVVMLADSGVLRGRRFGNLVLAASGKDLPLAEIGRRAASAAFPARVTGGEELDKFRGSAKPITDDDAVETPRPPWNVFGLPPRT